One genomic segment of Fervidobacterium pennivorans includes these proteins:
- the recF gene encoding DNA replication/repair protein RecF (All proteins in this family for which functions are known are DNA-binding proteins that assist the filamentation of RecA onto DNA for the initiation of recombination or recombinational repair.) encodes MEKKRMVIKELTVKNFRNFSEHTVQFSDGINVIYGPNGSGKTSILEAVAYLSNPRSFRGARDYQILKVGEKHFEIKGRIVSGEEKHTIEIVYVQDDDKKEKVAYLDGSKVKRFRDIQEIFIAIPFSFRDYSMVDGGPAQRREFFDEIFSLLDLDYYETLRAYEKLLDERNEYLKQEPELIDREYLIETAKDLQIMADKIVEKREHMINELSKYLDKTFKIEYKSDFKGKNFLDYVDQDIAEKVTTVGPHSQDDYLLYYKDLLARHYASEGQKRLLYLSIVLAFKKLIEETKHYEPVFLFDEPFNVLDTHLLERFISNLSGQVIIASITPLLGAHNIGLTLEE; translated from the coding sequence ATGGAAAAGAAGAGGATGGTTATCAAGGAACTGACTGTAAAAAACTTCAGGAACTTTTCGGAGCACACAGTCCAGTTTAGTGATGGTATAAACGTTATCTATGGTCCGAACGGATCTGGTAAAACATCTATTCTGGAAGCCGTTGCGTATTTGTCAAACCCCCGTTCTTTCAGAGGCGCAAGAGATTATCAAATATTAAAAGTTGGAGAAAAGCATTTTGAAATTAAGGGTAGGATAGTAAGCGGTGAAGAGAAACACACGATAGAAATAGTGTATGTACAAGATGACGACAAGAAAGAAAAGGTAGCGTATCTTGATGGTTCGAAGGTCAAGAGGTTTAGAGACATTCAGGAGATATTTATTGCTATACCTTTCAGTTTTAGGGATTACTCCATGGTTGATGGTGGACCAGCTCAAAGAAGAGAGTTTTTTGATGAAATATTCTCACTGCTTGACCTAGATTATTATGAAACTTTGCGTGCATATGAAAAATTGTTAGATGAAAGGAACGAATATCTTAAGCAAGAACCAGAATTAATAGATAGGGAATACTTGATAGAAACAGCGAAAGATTTGCAGATAATGGCGGATAAGATTGTGGAAAAAAGAGAGCATATGATTAATGAGCTTTCAAAGTATCTGGACAAAACGTTTAAGATAGAGTACAAAAGTGATTTCAAAGGAAAGAATTTCTTGGATTACGTTGACCAAGATATTGCTGAAAAGGTAACAACAGTAGGTCCACATTCGCAAGATGACTATTTGCTTTACTACAAAGACCTTCTTGCTAGGCATTATGCTTCAGAAGGTCAAAAACGTTTGTTGTATCTGTCAATAGTGCTTGCGTTTAAGAAGCTCATAGAGGAGACGAAACACTACGAACCGGTATTCTTGTTTGATGAACCATTCAACGTGCTTGATACTCATCTTCTTGAAAGGTTCATATCCAACCTTTCTGGTCAGGTGATTATCGCTTCAATTACACCGCTTCTTGGTGCACACAACATAGGGTTAACGCTTGAGGAGTGA